The Lactuca sativa cultivar Salinas chromosome 2, Lsat_Salinas_v11, whole genome shotgun sequence genome includes the window CCATTAAATCTAAACCCGATACATGGAAAGCCTGTTGTAAGTCTCCTAACGAAATCTCATTCCaatgaaagctggctgtggcatcgACGACTTTCGCACCTtaatttcaaagacatcaacaagttagttcttggtgatcatgtgcgaggacTGACACTTCTAAAGTTTGACAAGGAACATCTGTgtgttgcatgtgaaatgggaaagcaaagccgAAAGAGTCATCCCATAATTGTTAACACAAAGATCATCGAACCTCTTGAgcttcttcacattgatctatgtggtccttCGGCCatagaaagcattggtggtagtaagtacattctcgtcatagttgatgatttttcacgcttcacctgggttttctttcttaaacagaaatcagaggcgACTCCAAAGCTCAAGAACTTTATTAAGCAAGTGGAGCTTCAACTGCGAAAGGTGGTTAGAAATGTCCGAAGTGACAATgggctggaattcaaaaaccaagagtTTGAAGAAATTCTTACTAAAAAGGGAGTGTCTCACAACTTCTCTACTCCCTATATTCCAcaaaaaatggtgtagttgaaaggcgaaaccgttCGTTGTGTGAAGCGGCCCAAACTATGCTCAGCTTCGCTTCTCtgcctctctacttctgggctgatgcaattgcagcTGCCTGCTATACCCATAATCGAACCCTCCACAATAAGCAATTTTCCATTACACCCTATGAAATTCTGAATAATCACAAGCCTAATGTTAATTTTTTGATGTTTTCGGTTCCAtgtgcttcatctttaactcgaaagagaaccgaaacaagtttgatgtgaatGCAGATGAAGGGATCTTTCTTGGCTGCTCTCTTACCTCCAAGGCATACAGGGTTCTGAATAGAAAATCAAAGAAGATTgaggaaacctattatgtcacattTGATGATAGTTACGTGAAGAAACTTCAATCAAGCGATACTCCAATGAAGGAGATCTTTCTACAAAAAGGTTAAGTCACAGTTCCTATATCCAATCAGTTTGAAGAGTACATAATGCTCTTTGATGAACTGGAGAAAGCCATTCTCTCTTAAGCAAAAGCAGCAGATAATAAAGTTGACAACCTGACGGAGATATTAAACAAAGCGGCGCAAGGCATTGAAAGCGAACCTCAAGATCAAGGCAAACCTCAAAGTTCAAGCGAACCTCAAGATCAAGGCGAACCTCAAAGCTGAAGCGAACCTACTCATAGATGTTCTACTTTCCAGTGGGAGGGTTCATCTACACCAAAGTGACCTGACTTGCCATTCCAGTGGAGAATCCATCTCCAACAAGGAACCATGAAAgtccaatcgagggggagaattctaaacCGGATGTTGAGATTGTTTcttcattcgagggggagaataataATACAAATGTCGAAGATTCTCAATCAGAATTCGAAGAGGaaataaatgctgaattggatcctgcTTATGATCCAGATTATCCCCCACTCGTAAAATGGACAAGCGATCATCCAAAGACTCAACTAATTGCGAATCATTTGAGGGAGTTCTTACACACTCTCAATTGAAAGCGAAGCAAACTactttattctctcaagtagaattttgtatgtttaattcgtttgtttcCAACATTGAGCTGAAAACACTGTATACTACGCTTGATCACTCGGATTGGGTACatgctatgcaagacgaactcaatgagtttgagcgAAATCGAGTCTAGAGATTGATTCCCAAACTAAAGGATGCATCTGTGGTTGGATTAAAATGGGTGTTtcgaaacaagatggacaaaaaATGGAACGTAATACACAACAAGGTGAGGCTGGTAGTTAAGGgttattgtcaggaagaaggtatAGATTACGAAGAACCTTCGCTCCTGTAGCAAGGTTAGAATCCGTtcggatctttctagcatacgctgctcacaaaaattttgaagttttttaaatagacgtcaaatgtgcattcttgaatggagaactagaagagacATTGTACGTTCAGCAACCACCTGGgtttgtgaacgagaagtatcctaatcattgctacattctggacaaggCTATTTATGGTCTGAAATAAGCCCCGAGAGCCTGATATGAAACTCTAACTCGTTTTCTGAaattgtctaaattcaaacaaggttcggttgacccagccttctttcgcaagaaagagagTGAACACCTAATGATCATCCAGATTTATGTCAATGATATCATCTTCGATTCCACGAATCCTAGGTTAACAGCTGAATTccagaagttgatggagactaaatttgagatgagctcaatgggtccaattaaccttTCTTTGGACcgaacataagacagggacccgaaagCATCTTCATTAATTAGAAGGCTTATACTAATACACTACTGGCGAAATTCGGTATGTTGGGAgattcaaaagtgaaggttccaatggcattcgaaaCGAAGCTGACACCATCTCTGGAGAAACCGACTGTTGATATGactctctatcgtcaaatgattgggcctcttatgtatctaacagctagtagaccagatataatgttttctgtctgCTATTGTGTTAGGTTCCAAGCTAATCCATGAGAACCTCATATGGTGGCTGTGAAAAATATCttccggtatttgaagcgaacctcatctctcggtcttTGGTACCCGACAAAATctggcttctttgttcaagcattctctgatgcagatcttggaggatgtggtttagactgAAATagcacaactggtgggtgtcaattCATTGATGGAAAACTCGTTAGCTAGAAATCCAAGAAGCAAACATGCATGTCTCTTTCTACAGTCGAAGTTGAATACATAGCTGCAGCATCTTGCACTTCATAGGTCATTTAGACACAAAGTCAACTGACAGACTATAGCCTAAATATGAAGAAGATTCCActctattgtgactcagaaagcgcTATTCGAATATGTAagaacccagtgcaacactccaaaacgaaACATATAGCATTGAGAtaccacttcatcaaggatcacgatGAAGATGGTAATGTGGAAATCCACTTTGTTTGATCCGCTGATCAACTAGCTGGCATCTTCACGAAAGCCGTACCTGAAGTAAGTTTTAATAATATactccaaggcttaggaatgatggaagctgaattaGTACTGAAACGCCTTTCGCCTCATTAAAATTGGACAAGCGAAATAGAGTgaatgctcggtctatttcgaCTCCAgatttttcgggaaccgaaatgaaccggacgctcggtccatttcgcttCACTACTTCTAGGTGAAGTTTCGATTGTATACTTTGTACACTATGTATATCTTTTCTCAATTCATTTCTtttcataaaattcaaaaatattttcctttatgtttttatttcttttttcaaaaaattcataaaattcaaaaatatttttctttctgtttttatttctttttcagaaaattcataaaatccaaaaatattttttgtttgtttttatttcttttgtcaaaatcaaaaataccaaaaacatcACTGAAATGTATCATGGACGATTCAAATGATTGAGCTGGGACAGGTATAAATGTTTTTATCTTTGTACTAGCTAAGTgttcctagaagcatgctgttgtatatCGACCAAAGCCTCAAAGACTTCAAGTGAAGCCCTACTAAtttgatatatacaaatcaattcttcccaatcaggctgatAAAATCACttaagtcatgagctaccttagtCGTCTCATATTGAGTTAAGAATTTTATGCTCGGTCCTTActatatagcagaggtactttcggttctttaaccTCCTTATCACTTTTCTCCATCACACTTCGATTCATAAATGTAACCCTTAAGACTCTCAaaatttaccactgaggtttacggttacacaacatctgtgttaatgatcttacctTCATTTcaccacgtgctaagtgaaacccaaaatccaatgcCTATAACGAATTGACGGGGTGAACAATCAAAAGTTCTAGTTTTCACCCAAGTATTAACGAAACCACTTTAGTGGAAGGTACGAAGAAATCACTTTTTAATATTTGAGCGATCTTTTTGAAATTGTCCGAAACCAAGGCTTTTCTACCCATAAGATCCTGTTTATTTGTTGAGATTTCTACTATATCACCAAGTCACTGAAAATTGATCATACCACTTTTTTaatagactacactggtctcacaagtacttcatttcactttcggtcttatatcaagttCTGTAGTTTGCATGAAACGAAAGCCACCTTTATAGCCATACATTTAAAAGATgtctttcaatgtttcttaataagcatttgatcgtatttcaacgggaaaccacacagacacttctaagtctctcttgactttgaaggaagagattcgtgcccgggatccacaatTTTGTGTCTTAATTGACATCACTTAAATCCCATAAATTAAttgctttatttatttttctttggcacactcttgcacgaagatctttatgattttcacaAGTCTTGATCGTGGTACTAATTGCTATTTCTTAGATACAACGTTCGGTTCAATATGCTGTAGTGGTACACTATGTTGGGAGCGAAGGGCAATTTCATATGAAGCGAAAGGGTAACTTAACATCTCAACGGGAATTTGGATCGTTTCAAAACTAAAGAGAATATGAAAGGATAAGATTTCAAAGGTGCGTGAATTTGAATCGTTTCCTTTTTCACGCCACCTGACATGCTTGACACACTTTTCGGGGTAGCATTTGTCAAATCGCGCTTTTTCAGGCGTAACGTCAGAGGATATTACAATCTTCActccagatttttctctctcatggTAATCATATAAAGAGATTTCTCAACTTCCTTTTACGCTCTTACCACTTACAATCATCTCAAGCATTATACGGAGAATACTCTCCACTGTTCATCTTTTTCTTCAAggttcatcaatggcgaattcCTCTTCAGTTCATGAACACAGTGCCCGATCCTCTCTCCTCACCATTAAACCAAATCAAAACCTCATCATCAATCTCTCACCCTTCCAGTATGATCCTTACATGCTCCAAGTGGTTGAATGACTCAAATATTCACCACTTGTTTTTGTCCTAACCAAGGTGGACTATGTTCCAATGTCGCTGCTTTCTCAAGTTTACTCTACTGCCATATATGATAAGGTCAAGGAGAGAATTTTCTTTGAGATCTATAATCAAAAAGCGTCGATTTCAAAAGCTAAGTTTTACTTGTTGCTAAGGATTGCTATTGACGACTCTATGATCAACCCTGATTCCATTACCACCACTCAAGTCTTTACAATGTTCTATGATATAGGGTACACTGAAGTTCTCACCAACatcacaaagttcaagaaatcatgccttcctcctcagtggaatggtctttttaccctccTTTTCAAGGGTTTAGCAGAGAGGGTTGTAGGGTCTGATGGGGCTAGCAAGGCATTTATTACCCTTCTCTACGGTCTGTACCATGGACTCAACATGGACATTGGGTCTATTTTATGGTCTCAACTGGTTCAAAGTCTCAATTCAACTTCTCGCTTCTCTAAAATCTCTTGTGCTAGGTTTTGGACTATGGTTACTCAATGGGCAATTAAGAAGTTTCAAGTTCCAACAATGGCAGACTCATTGATGTCGTCTATTGCTACCTTTCACACGACGAAAATAATAGTTTCTGATCCATCAAAGTTTATGTTCATTGGTTCGGTTTCGGAATCCATGTACAGGCGTGTTTCCAGTGAAAGCAAGTTGATGAATGAATACAAGAAGCTCCCTCCTTCAGGACCAAGGCAGCTTACACCCGAAATTCAAAGCTCGCTG containing:
- the LOC111880093 gene encoding uncharacterized protein LOC111880093; translation: MCFIFNSKENRNKFDVNADEGIFLGCSLTSKAYRVLNRKSKKIEETYYVTFDDSYVKKLQSSDTPMKEIFLQKAKAADNKVDNLTEILNKAAQGIESEPQDQGKPQSSSEPQDQVENPSPTRNHESPIEGENSKPDVEIVSSFEGENNNTNVEDSQSEFEEEINAELDPAYDPDYPPLKPERKGEKDGQSSKVSTTKKRKSEQETPSAPNKRKLKKKAHKLKAPSSNDSDYVPSDQQPEPESSDDDVSQHKSSLRGNSPPPSPTHEGNRASPLPSPTQSVPITIAPCPPPISSSTTTSTAIPTPLFLKVTIITTTTTEPQVHVNVSDTGVPTS